From Erigeron canadensis isolate Cc75 chromosome 5, C_canadensis_v1, whole genome shotgun sequence:
ACACACAGTCCATGAAGGATACAGATATAATTCATGATGTTCCACAATTAATATTAGTTAAAGAGGCTTACTATGGCGATGTCGAGCATCACGTGCTTTCAAGTATTTCTGCTCAGCTGTAACAGATTCTAATGCCTCCCTCAATTCAGCAATTTTCACATTGACAGGGTCCAAATGCTCTGAAACAGAAAGATATAAGAATATTGAACAAACACACTATAACTTTCTTAGTTGTAAAGCATGTGAGTTATtcaacaaaaatttttaaacacaatgttaaatttagttatactaaataaattaataatgccaaaatgattaatctattaattaataacaGATTGACATTATATGTAAGCAGGCTGTACTCAAAAAGAGAGATCTACAAACCATCTTTTGCTAGGTCATGCTCGTTGGGGATATGACCAACATGTATGTAGAAAGAGACGGTCTCGGGAGTCGAGTAAGGATTGTGAAAACAAAATTGGTACATTCCACTTCGTGGAGCCTTAAACTCGAATTTTTCTCCAGATGTTCCTTTCATTGTTTGCACCACATTCCCTCCAGGAGATGACACctaaaacaaaccaaaacctcAATACATATATAGTGTAAACTGAACTGCTTTGACATGAGTGCACATCAAAAGAAGACTGGTAATTCTAATAAGACGTTTAGCAAAACAGAAATATAAAAGCAAATCAACACTAACAGAATGATATATGTTTcctttttttctaaaatcaaGCACAGTAGTCAATGTCTCGCAAGTCCCAACACTTGTCTTTTATAGAACTTCATAACAAATTGCTAGTAAGTAATGTTCTCAACTCTGTCAATATAATTATCCATAGTGACATTtgtaaaaaaagataaacttgcAAAAGTCAAAGTTCAACACATTTGTTGTTTAGAGAATGTTTACTTTAGGAGAACATATTAATACACGGTTCATGCAGCGGCATGTTTTTAAACTAATCTATCAGTATTAGCAATCTAAACTTGCATGGACCTAGTTGATCTAAAAAATGCTTTTGGCTTATATTGTGATCAAGCATATTACAGTCAAATGTGAAAAGAGTTGGACCTGATATCAGTAGATTATGACTACTGAGCGAGCTAGATTATGATATGGTTGTCCTGGAAATTAATCTTCAAATTCATACTATTTCTGAATCATGCACCTTAAAAGTAATTCAAAACAATGCGTTGACCAAAAAGAGAGACATGAACACCTCTCGAGTTCCAAGGTAAAGAATGTAACACACAACCATTGaatgaaaaacataaattttccTTCTTTATAAACTTGATCTAAATTACTATTAATCTCATATAACGGTCCTTACAgtcaaatattataaattaattctCTGCAAGGCAAAAGAATTCTTGTTTAGGGATTACATCAGCACATGTACGATCAAAGTATATGATTCCCTCTAGGCCTCTACATATACAGAACATAATGTAGGATTTTCCCTATAGATTTAATCTTTTCTTTAAACCAATGCATACTTATTATGCAGTAAGCACACTGATACTAACATCAGAAAAACCTgttctattttatataaagtattTACCAGACACCATTTTACGAATCTAACACAACCAATCACATGATCACATCTTGCAACCTCAACCTTCTCTATATCCATACTACCAAAACACCCTCCCTTACATTGCCAGAAAATCTTACTTTGCATGCGTACTAAAGCTAGTAACTTTAAAAACACCCTTTATGATGATAACCTAATTAAGCCTTCCCGAAGGTCTCGGAAAAGATCTAGAGCAAAAAAGTCTAGGAAACAGCCACAGGAATACCATTTAGGCTGCTTAATCATTACCAACGGCTCAATTTTCCCCGGAAAGCCTGAATACTGATCCCCCTCAGCTGAACTACCTAAACCCCAAATCAAATTCttaaagtataaaaataaaaatttataaaaacaactAAATTCTCTTAATTTCACCTACCCAAAAACAGATCAATACAATACCACATAAACCCAGAAAGAAAAACCTAAAATTTGACACACATCTACaaaaattatcacaaaataaaaaatacccataaaagGAAATTCATAATTGGAtccaaaaagattaaaaatttatGTACAAGATATTGAAAATAGATAGATCAAGATAATACGCTTACAATAAAATCAATTCCGGGATGATCAGAACTCCAAAAAATATCATGATCAACAACAACGAAATTGCCAGAAACTGTATCTCCTTCATAAAGTACATATTCATATACACATTCAACGTCGTTCACCGTAACTGAAAGACCGGATACATCGCCGGCGAAAGTAGATATAAGAAGAAGGCCCAAAAAGGCGTAAGCTTTTTTCATTGTTTTCTCCAATTTTTTCTGCCCCGATTTGTTTTTCTGAGATTTTGTTAGGCCAAAGATGTTCACGTgatgtgttttttctttttggggGGTTATGGTTTTGGGTAATTTCTTAGTACGCCTAAttttactaaattacccttgTTAAGGGCAGCTGTTGGTGATTTTTTTTCAACGACTTATTACTAGCAAAACCTGttgcaccgaaactccaaacagaTAGCCGTACTCGTTTCAGAAACTTCATGGAAATATTTCTGTGTACGAAACACGAGTGAAACTTTTCCTTGAAATTTTCATAGATACtgaaacattttttttgaaGTTTACATACTGAGTCTAATTAGTATTAGAGTTTAATGGACTTTTCGTATTCCAAACAGACTATATTATATACACTTtgatcaatattagatttttttttaattttaaaaccaattattaaacactaaatATTCGATGAGTGATCACtgattaaacatatattatacaaatacagttatacataatatctaaagtctcaaatctgtctataaaaaattaatatattttaaatttgtatgttttttattgccgtacccgtatcatgcattttttagttttgccgttTCTCGTTCTCGTACATCTTTACCGTACCCGTTTCGTTGCTACATAGCCTTCTACGcgaaatatttttttgtttaatataaaattacacGTTCAGAATAACAACAAATACCACCATCTTCTAGACATTTCTCGAAACTTTGGATATCACAAAATGGATGGAAATAACTCGTGTGAATTACAAGATACATTTACATAGCCTAGGTGATATTTTCACTACCTGTTTTGATACATTTGTTAAAGTTATGCACATGATATATACCCCGGCTAAAAACATGTCTACATTTTGAAAGAATGGTGCTGGATTttgtactatttttttttctttttaaggtGTATATCATTCACGATTCGATAcggttgttttattttaatgaataagATAAACTTAGAAAAAAGTTAGCTAATTttatgtctttaaaaaaaaaaaacaaaaaaatgtaatttttttcaaatcGTTAAGCTAACAAATAATATTCACATTGACCATTTCGAGATGTTACCAAACATATGCATTCAAATAAAATGAGTTGAAATAGTATATTGCGCATCCTTTCTAAAAATTTTTAGTCTTTGGAAGTGTCAATCTATAAAATGCAACACTATTCATCACAATGTAAAACAATAAAACGTCAATGTATGCTTGGAGAACAAGACCGAGCATATCCACAAAATCCTATTAACCCAATTGACCTGTTCAAACAATTTGATATATTTcctatttaattagtttaatataatttgaGTATGTACACATGAatttaacaatttatataaagtttgaTATTCATGTCAGATtataacaaacaaatataattacGATTAATAGCCTTTGGATATCTTGGTGGTGGGTGAGGCCAAGGGACCATAAAATCTTAGGTTCGAATCCCAAAAAGTGGTTTTTTAGAATTTATTAGGTTTTCTTTGGAATTATTATCGACATTATCGCCTGGTGGAGATATGAGCAGATGGTTTCACTAGTTACACGATGGTACTCCAGTGATCCGTTATGATCCAAATTTTgcctttcattttttaaaaaatttttttagacgttagcttttgttttttataaaaaaatgatggGTGTTATAATTAGTAGTATGTTAGTTAGGTGCGtctgaaaattaataaaaaattatatgtgtaTCGATGTATCCTTTAAATAGTTACAGCAGCAAAAAGATATATTCCTTATATAAATTTTGTCTTGGTAGAAATTAGACActattataaacatatacattatttttttaaaatcagaTAACGAATTAGTTATACGTAACCAATCATCTATGAGACAAATCATGTTCGCTATTTCCTTTCTAAACTAAGAAAGTATATAGAATAAAAAAGATTGATCGTAAACATCCATAACATTTTGGTGAAAACAAGTATTAGGCTGTTCGGGAAAGACTTTTGTGTAATGGGATTTAATAAGAAGCAAGTAGGTAGGGTAGGGTAGgctggtgtgtgtgtgtggggggggagGGGGAATACCCTATATTTCTATAGCTAAAATAAGGATTAATGgctaaaatttaaaacaagtaAAAGTCAAATCTTCTATCTAAAGTTCTAAACTATTATTCATGTTGTAAATGTTATTACATTTCTAACAtaaataattgaattattaattgatattgttatttattttatggattttaatacataatatacatatatattgttatataagAGTCTTAGATTAAACTGCAAGTTTTACGAGATTACCtgagaacataaataaaaaaaaaatagaataactTATTCATAAactatgataatataaaaagctGTTAGATTATgattgatataaataataaaattatagtttatatatatatataatataagtcaaatatgttaaagcataACTAATGAAACGAAAATATTTGTAAACCATAAAATACTTTTTATGAGATATATTCATTAaatgtaatataataaatattttcataaaaataagcaaacataatataataaacaatttcaTTTAAAGTATTGATAATTATCAATGAATTAATGGAAAAAAATATAGCATAAAGTATATAAACGtactcataaaaaaaataaaaaaataattaataatgattaagattatgattgatgattaaGATTAGATATTATTGATTATTAAGATCATATATAAcaacataaatataacaatataaatgaaaaaaaaaatatgacaactcattaaaaattcaagtggctaaaaaactaaaattatcacatagaaaaaaacatattggcttttagttatatagagagggTAGTAACAAATAATTGGTAATAGCTTACCATCAGGTTCAATAATTGgtattatttatgaaaagaGTTGGAAGTTCAGCAAATCGTTGATTAAAATTGCCTTCGACACGTTTGAATAGAAActaactttaataataataataataataataataataataataataataataatataataataataataataataataataataataaaaaagaagcaGCTTGTTGAATATATAGTTTAAACTATGAATAAGTTggatatttgtttgttttgttccAACATATGTGATGAAGTTTAAAAATATCGGTATAGCCGTATAGGTAATATACTTTCAAATTTTGTGtcaatatatgtaataaactcTAAATATTACcagataataataacatactTTAAAGTAGAGCCGACCTAATAGTTATATCGGGTTAGGCACAAGCCTAAGACCCAACTATTAAGCCTCCATAATTATATGACATTAAACTAAGGGTATATATACTGATTTTCTTTAAAagacaatatttcataattAGGTTTTTATTTCTAgaaatatccaacaaaatagGTACCGTTTCAATCTTTGTGAAGTGTGAACCATATCAAACATCAAGTTTTCTTAAAAATCTAAATTCCATTAATATCCTAgaaatttgaagtttttatgatttatattctCATACATTCGAAATTATGAACTTGATTTGAGGAGGATTTGTATTAATTGTCCAAGGTATAAGATATACTTTTCATGAACAAACAAATAAAGGACGGTTAATCAAAATATCATTGACTTTAATTCatgaacaaaaaaataaaatatatgataaaattacCTCAACTCAAGTGTCATGTACTCATGTGTAAGCTTCAGTTGTGATAtataagaatttcaaaactacatGGTTCAACACTTCCCTACATCTCTAATATTGTGCaaaaatagtagctaatatTTAGTGCAAAATGATATGGTTGTCTATGAGTTATCACTTATCACCATTTGATCTAAGATagttatctttttatattttattaccCACAAAAACACATAAGTGGATATGTGTATATAACATATCCTTCAATTCTTAGCAAATGggataaaatgtatttttaaatgcTTCTATTTGTGTTTTGGaaattataaataaactagCAAGTTGCAAGATATACCAATTAATGTATAAAAccgataaaaaaataaaataaaataaattttggtttACTCAGGGTGGAATTTTTTTTGTCCGTGATATATCGGTTCAACCTGTTTATCCCCAAATTGTTTACTTATGATACGATTCAAACTTGACGCTAAGATTCTTTGCCACTAGAATATCGGGTAAGGTCAGCTACAACTTACAACTTATGTGTGCATGGTTTGAGGAGCACAAGTCCAATCCATCCAATCGTGCAAATACTTATGCCCGCTCCTAGTTACAATCCAATTGAATAAGACTATAAGAGTACATGATCTCATCCAACTACGGCTTCGAGTTTAATAAGTAAAGTTTTGGAAGCAAATGCTATTTCTATATATTCTTCTAAAGATGACATTCTCCCATATATTGATTCCACTTCCTACACAACGCTTCtctccatttttattttattttatttttttgacacATCCATCAAAATAATGGTTAAACATCATGTGTTTCATAAGGCCATGTACTTTCTTTTCATATACTCCATTCAATTGCATTCCCAACTCCTTTGTTTTTTATACTCAGGTTATCATCTCTTTATATTCAATTATTAGTGACCATGAAAGCAAAcaatatcatcaaacatatttTCTTAACTAGTTCACTTGTTGTTGAAGCATATTTGGTTTGTATATAAACTGGTTTTAATACCCATATATATGCGATGTATGATTATACTTAATGTATTTGATAATACTTATTGCATATCAAATTAAAGAAAGTTatttaattcatattttttattgatatgtTGTATACATTGTGGACTTACTAATTTTTACCTTTCTGTTGTGTCATGAAGATGCAAGTTACCTTTCCTTTGCAAATGAAGCCACAAGTTTTATCCCAGAACCCGAATACGATTACATTATCGTTGGAGGGGGGACGGCTGGGTGTCCTTTAGCTGCCACATTATCCGAAAGTTATTCTGTTCTACTTCTTGAGCGTGGGGGTGTATCAGATTCTGATCCTAATGTATTATACGCAATCAACTCTGTAACAAACATTATTAATGCAAATGAAAAAAGTTCACCGGCTCAAGCGTTTACTTCTGAAGATGGTATACAAAACGCGAGAGGAAATGTCTTGGGAGGTAGCAGCATGATAAATTTTGGGTTTTATTCGAGAGCAGATGAGTACTTTCATAATAAAACAGAAATTGAATGGGATATGACCAAAGTTGAAGAAGCCTATAAGTGGGTTGAAGATAGTGTTGTCTGGGTTCCAGAACGCATAAATAGTTGGCAAACTTCTACCTTAGATGCATTATTGGAATCAGGAGTCGGTCCAGCAAATGGCTTTACGGTTGATCACCTTCAAGGTACCAAAGTAAGTGGTTCTACGTTTGATGGTTCAGGGAGACGACATGGCGCAGTAGAGTTACTAAATAGAGCCAACCCTGAAAATCTAAGGGTGGTGGTTCATGCCACCGTTGATCGAATTATGTTTTCCACATCTAAAAGTTCAGGTAACTATTCACTTCTTGTTCATGAACACACCAAATTTGAAAATTAGTCTAGCTATAGTCCTATGACTATTTTTCGCGTTTCATGCTCAGATTTAGCTGCAGTTGGGGTTGTTTATCATGATTCTTTAGGGAGGCAACATAAAGTCCATGTAAGAAGAAATGGTGAAGTGATACTATGTGCCGGAGCTATTGGAAGCCCACAACTTTTACTCCTTAGTGGAATCGGACACGGGTCATACTTGGAATCACAAAATATTACGATAGTTCATCAACATCCTTTCGTTGGTCAGTTCATAGCTGATAATCCATGTATAGGGATTAGTCTTCTAGTCCCTTTTCGATTAGATGATTCTGGAAGCCAGGTGGTTGGGATCACAAATGAAGGCATCTATATAGAGTCCAGTTCTAGCATCATCCCATTTGATTCTCCTgcaaatttcatattttttccTCATACATCTTTTCCATTAAACATCAGTGTTGTCTCCATTGCGGCCAAGGTCTCAAAGCCGTTATCAAATGGATTTCTTAGTTTAAAATCTGCTACTGATGTTACTGTTACTCCAAAAGTAAGATACAACTACTTCTCTAACTCACAGGACCTTGCACAGTGCACTAATGCAGTGGATGTAACTAGGAAATTGCTGAAAACACGAGCTATGGAGATATATAAGTTTAGTGATCGTGATGGTGAAAATTACTTTAACTTCATTGGGCATTCGTTACCTGAAAGTTCATCTAATGAGGATACCATTGAGACATTTTGTCGTGAAGTTTTAACAACATTTTATCACTTTCATGGTGGATGCTTGGTGAACAAAGTTGTTGATAGGAATTTGAAAGTCATTGGAATTGATTCCTTACGAGTTGTTGATGGTTCGGTATTCTCTCATTCGCCAGGAACAAATCCTCAAGCAACTGTCATGATGTTAGGCCGTTACATCGGCACAAGGATACTCAAAGAGAAAGGATAAGATAATTTACATTCTTAAAATACGTTCAGCAAGAAATAATGTATACAATAGATCAATGTTTATCTGGGGTCATGTACTCCATTGCAATACTTTGTCTACAAAACTCAAATAAATTACACTCCAAGTAGACATTCATAacttctttttttagtttttactgtTTTGCAAGACATACATTC
This genomic window contains:
- the LOC122600961 gene encoding (R)-mandelonitrile lyase-like — translated: MVKHHVFHKAMYFLFIYSIQLHSQLLCFLYSDASYLSFANEATSFIPEPEYDYIIVGGGTAGCPLAATLSESYSVLLLERGGVSDSDPNVLYAINSVTNIINANEKSSPAQAFTSEDGIQNARGNVLGGSSMINFGFYSRADEYFHNKTEIEWDMTKVEEAYKWVEDSVVWVPERINSWQTSTLDALLESGVGPANGFTVDHLQGTKVSGSTFDGSGRRHGAVELLNRANPENLRVVVHATVDRIMFSTSKSSDLAAVGVVYHDSLGRQHKVHVRRNGEVILCAGAIGSPQLLLLSGIGHGSYLESQNITIVHQHPFVGQFIADNPCIGISLLVPFRLDDSGSQVVGITNEGIYIESSSSIIPFDSPANFIFFPHTSFPLNISVVSIAAKVSKPLSNGFLSLKSATDVTVTPKVRYNYFSNSQDLAQCTNAVDVTRKLLKTRAMEIYKFSDRDGENYFNFIGHSLPESSSNEDTIETFCREVLTTFYHFHGGCLVNKVVDRNLKVIGIDSLRVVDGSVFSHSPGTNPQATVMMLGRYIGTRILKEKG
- the LOC122600077 gene encoding transmembrane emp24 domain-containing protein p24beta3 codes for the protein MKKAYAFLGLLLISTFAGDVSGLSVTVNDVECVYEYVLYEGDTVSGNFVVVDHDIFWSSDHPGIDFIVSSPGGNVVQTMKGTSGEKFEFKAPRSGMYQFCFHNPYSTPETVSFYIHVGHIPNEHDLAKDEHLDPVNVKIAELREALESVTAEQKYLKARDARHRHTNESTHKRVIFYTIGEYILLALASGLQVIYIRRLFSKSVAYNRV